A single window of Vigna radiata var. radiata cultivar VC1973A chromosome 4, Vradiata_ver6, whole genome shotgun sequence DNA harbors:
- the LOC106758382 gene encoding uncharacterized protein LOC106758382, with the protein MQAPMPDRPPPQIEKFDGTTDPEHHLRSFLDSMAFYSSDDPVKCRAFSLSLKGEALEWYYALPPNSIDSFRTFAGLLKRQYVSNRKEATTAAELVNLRQEKDEPLRKFMHRYTEVARRVKGVSHEFIITNLPNCLKPGYVSESLYAKLPKTMEELQEKMNKFIKMEDQRHFRRKTDAATAETKQEGGRSRDKNRNHKPPQKPAPTPYNPQYNRYAPLTASREKVFEKALQANLIAAARRGTPDAADGAKVCRYHDNQGHTTKECRALKDRIEKLIREGHLQEFVRADVRRRDRSPKETRRSPEYTRRNSERSRDQHRERSRSRPQKRDPTPRGRIDTISGGFAGGGASSSARKRHARSLRSVHNIARNPLSMPDIIFTDEDFHAPDPDQDDPMVITARIAEYDVSKVLIDQGSSVNILYWTTFQKMGLSEDIIAPFGEQIVGFAGERVDTRGYVDLRSRLGTGDRAKELHTRYLLVEAHTSYNALLGRPCLNAFGAIVSTPHLAMKFPSEEGKICTIRADQKIARQCYVASLKDKTYRREKRSEAILVDLDPRTNTDDRIQPQGETKQFILGKNADQTTSIGAGLAPEQEKDLTTLLKSNNKLFAWTASDMPGIHPSVITHKLSIFREARPVTQKKRRLGNDKREAVRNEVDKLVKARFVREIRYNTWLANVVMVKKANGQWRMCVDFTDLNKACPKDNYPLPSIDRLVDGASGHAVLSFLDAYSGYNQIPMYVPDQEKTAFITKHANYCYEVMPFGLKNVGATYQRLMDKIFREQIGRCMEVYVDDMVVKSSSHQQHLKDLAEVFQQLEQYDLRLNPLKCTFGVQAGKFLGFLLTDRGIEANPDKCRTILEMRSPTKLKEVQCLVGRLTALSRFIPKLSDLIKPIIKNMRKNVPRHWDDQCEAAFSTIKNILTSPPVMARPTEGLDLQLYLAASNHSVSAALIQESPILKLIYFVSRTLQGAEERYSQVEKIALALITVARRLRPYFQSHQVVVRTNHPIAKILRKPDLAGRMVAWSIELSEFGLRFEPQGSVKGQHLADFAAELSPTIVPPTWTLSVDGSSDRKGGGAGVVLEGPNGLLVEQAISFNFQLSNNQAEYEALISGLLLAIELEIERLECRMDSQXVVGHINGTFQVKDNHLLRYYHXVSNLITSFDSFSIAHVPRAQNSRADLLSKLTHSRDKSQLTSVIRTALDKPLLETCSIDLTASKTDWRHEIIQLMTQQEQGGFVSASDAKRIARYTFVGDDLYRRGYTTPLLKCLSRDEGQYVIQELHHGICGTHSGRRLLRAKILRAGFYWPTIDKDCSDFWGMDIAGPLPAGSGQRKYLLVAVDYFTKWIEAEALATITAWKVQSFIWHLICRFGIPQKLITDNGRQFIDRTLEDFLRGFGIKHVTSSVEHPQTNSQAEAANKVIVAELKKRLGQAKGLWVEELPEVLWAYRCTPHDATGETPFNLTYGTDAMLPVEVGEPSLRRNMQDMTVNDQQLRINLDTLPERREAALIKNAAQKRLITRRDNSKVKPRSFTEEDLVWRKRGDARKDKTHGKLADKWEGPFRISNDLKNGAYRLERLDGTNVPNTWNATHLKFYYS; encoded by the exons ATGCAGGCTCCTATGCCCGACCGGCCTCCTCCGCAGATAGAAAAATTTGATGGAACAACCGACCCAGAACATCACCTCCGAAGCTTCCTGGATTCAATGGCCTTTTATTCCAGTGACGATCCGGTCAAATGCCGAGCGTTTTCCCTATCCCTGAAGGGGGAAGCTCTTGAATGGTACTATGCTCTCCCTCCTAACTCCATTGATAGTTTCCGTACGTTTGCCGGACTGTTGAAGAGGCAATACGTATCTAACCGAAAAGAGGCAACTACAGCAGCCGAACTCGTCAATCTCAGACAGGAGAAAGACGAGCCACTTAGAAAATTCATGCACCGATACACTGAAGTAGCAAGAAGAGTAAAAGGGGTAAGTCATGAGTTTATCATCACTAATTTACCTAACTGCCTGAAGCCGGGTTACGTCTCAGAGTCACTGTACGCCAAGTTGCCTAAAACCATGGAGGAGCtgcaagaaaaaatgaataaatttattaagatgGAGGACCAGCGGCATTTTCGCCGGAAAACGGACGCTGCCACGGCCGAGACAAAACAGGAGGGGGGACGATCACGGGATAAGAACCGTAATCACAAACCGCCGCAAAAACCCGCCCCTACTCCTTACAATCCTCAATACAACAGGTATGCCCCTCTCACGGCCTCGAGGGAGAAGGTATTCGAGAAAGCCCTACAGGCCAATCTAATTGCCGCCGCCAGACGGGGAACTCCGGATGCCGCGGACGGAGCCAAGGTTTGCAGATATCACGACAACCAGGGGCACACCACAAAAGAATGCCGGGCCCTCAAAGACAGAATTGAAAAGTTGATTCGGGAGGGACATTTGCAGGAATTTGTCCGAGCAGACGTACGTCGGCGAGACCGATCGCCTAAGGAGACCAGAAGAAGTCCCGAGTATACCAGAAGAAATTCTGAGCGTTCTCGTGATCAACACCGCGAACGCTCTCGTAGTAGACCGCAGAAGCGCGACCCCACTCCGCGGGGACGGATCGACACCATATCGGGCGGTTTTGCGGGAGGAGGGGCCTCGTCCTCAGCCCGCAAAAGACACGCAAGAAGTTTACGAAGTGTTCACAACATCGCCCGTAACCCTTTATCGATGCCGGACATCATCTTCACAGACGAAGATTTTCATGCTCCCGACCCCGATCAGGACGATCCAATGGTGATAACAGCTCGTATAGCAGAGTATGATGTAAGTAAAGTTTTGATAGATCAAGGCAGCTCCGTCAACATCCTGTATTGGACCACCTTCCAAAAGATGGGACTATCAGAAGATATAATAGCGCCCTTCGGAGAGCAAATTGTCGGTTTTGCGGGCGAACGGGTGGATACTCGAGGATATGTAGATCTCAGATCCCGGTTGGGAACTGGTGACAGGGCCAAAGAACTCCATACGCGGTACCTGTTGGTAGAAGCCCACACCTCTTATAACGCCCTCCTAGGACGGCCGTGTCTCAATGCCTTCGGTGCCATAGTTTCCACCCCTCACCTGGCGATGAAGTTTCCTTCGGAAGAAGGAAAGATATGTACCATACGGGCAGATCAGAAAATCGCCCGACAGTGTTATGTGGCTTCTTTAAAAGACAAGACATACCGTCGAGAGAAAAGATCGGAAGCGATATTGGTCGATTTGGATCCCAGGACCAACACTGATGATCGCATTCAACCCCAAGGGGAAACCAAACAGTTCATTCTCGGCAAAAACGCCGACCAAACCACCTCCATCGGCGCCGGCTTGGCGCCAGAGCAAGAGAAGGACCTAACCACATTGCTAAAGTCAAACAACAAACTTTTTGCATGGACCGCCTCCGACATGCCGGGAATTCACCCCAGCGTGATCACCCACAAACTGTCAATATTTCGCGAAGCCCGTCCGGTAACTCAGAAAAAACGACGATTAGGCAATGACAAAAGGGAAGCCGTGCGGAACGAGGTAGACAAACTGGTGAAGGCCAGATTTGTCCGAGAAATCCGATACAACACCTGGCTCGCAAACGTTGTGATGGTAAAGAAAGCAAACGGTCAGTGGCGAATGTGTGTTGACTTCACTGATCTAAATAAAGCCTGTCCGAAGGATAACTACCCCCTTCCCAGCATCGACCGGTTAGTAGACGGTGCTTCGGGACACGCAGTCTTGAGCTTCCTCGACGCCTATTCCGGGTACAACCAAATCCCCATGTACGTCCCGGACCAGGAGAAAACAGCTTTCATAACGAAGCATGCCAATTACTGCTACGAGGTGATGCCGTTCGGTCTGAAAAATGTCGGCGCAACGTACCAGCGGCTCATGGACAAAATCTTTCGAGAACAAATCGGGCGGTGTATGGAAGTCTATGTAGATGACATGGTAGTAAAAAGCTCTTCACACCAGCAACATTTGAAAGACCTGGCCGAAGTCTTTCAACAACTCGAGCAGTATGATCTACGATTGAACCCTCTAAAGTGCACATTTGGGGTACAAGCAGGCAAGTTCCTAGGTTTTTTGTTAACCGACCGAGGAATAGAGGCCAACCCAGATAAATGTCGGACGATTTTGGAGATGCGAAGCCCAACGAAACTCAAGGAGGTCCAGTGCTTAGTCGGACGCCTTACCGCTTTATCACGGTTTATACCGAAGCTCTCCGACCTTATCAAACctataataaagaatatgagGAAGAATGTGCCCCGGCACTGGGACGATCAGTGCGAAGCTGCCTTCTCcactataaaaaatatactaacgTCTCCGCCAGTTATGGCGCGACCAACAGAAGGCCTCGATTTGCAGCTATACTTGGCGGCCTCCAACCATTCGGTAAGCGCCGCCCTCATTCAGGAATCTCCAATTCTTAAACTAATCTATTTTGTTAGCAGAACTTTACAGGGAGCAGAAGAACGATATTCCCAGGTAGAGAAAATAGCTCTCGCTTTAATCACCGTAGCGAGAAGACTCCGACCGTACTTTCAAAGCCACCAAGTCGTTGTCCGGACGAATCACCCAATCGCTAAAATTCTCCGCAAGCCAGATCTCGCAGGCCGAATGGTTGCCTGGTCCATTGAATTGTCAGAATTCGGCCTCCGATTCGAACCACAAGGTTCCGTCAAGGGTCAGCATCTGGCCGACTTTGCAGCAGAACTCTCGCCGACAATCGTACCGCCCACATGGACTTTAAGCGTGGACGGTTCCTCAGACAGGAAAGGAGGCGGCGCTGGAGTCGTACTCGAAGGACCGAATGGTCTACTTGTCGAACAAGCCATATCCTTCAACTTCCAACTCAGTAATAATCAAGCTGAATACGAAGCCCTAATCAGCGGGCTACTTCTGGCAATAGAATTGGAGATCGAACGTCTGGAATGCCGAATGGACTCACAGTTNGTCGTCGGNCACATTAACGGCACTTTTCAAGTCAAAGATAATCATCTGTTACGATATTATCATAANGTTAGTAATTTGATTACNTCATTTGACAGCTTCAGCATTGCACATGTACCCCGAGCGCAGAATTCCCGGGCGGATCTATTGTCTAAACTGACGCACAGTCGGGACAAATCTCAGCTAACCTCGGTGATCAGAACCGCGTTAGATAAACCCCTGTTAGAAACGTGCTCCATTGACCTTACCGCCTCCAAGACTGACTGGCGACACGAAATCATACAACTGATGACTCAACAAGAGCAGGGCGGGTTCGTAAGTGCCTCCGACGCTAAACGAATCGCCCGCTACACATTTGTCGGCGACGACCTTTACCGCCGTGGGTATACTACCCCACTGTTGAAGTGCCTATCTAGGGATGAAGGACAATATGTTATTCAAGAATTGCATCACGGAATTTGTGGAACACACTCGGGTAGGAGATTACTTCGAGCAAAAATACTACGGGCAGGTTTCTACTGGCCTACCATTGACAAAGACTGCTCGGATTTC TGGGGGATGGACATAGCGGGTCCCTTACCGGCTGGGAGCGGACAGCGCAAGTATCTCCTTGTGGCTGTTGACTATTTCACCAAATGGATTGAAGCGGAGGCCCTCGCAACCATTACCGCCTGGAAAGTGCAGAGCTTCATTTGGCACTTGATCTGCAGATTCGGCATCCCGCAGAAGCTTATTACCGATAACGGTCGGCAATTCATAGACCGGACGCTAGAAGATTTCCTCCGCGGGTTTGGTATCAAACATGTTACCAGCTCGGTGGAACATCCCCAGACTAACAGTCAAGCAGAGGCCGCTAACAAAGTCATCGTTGCAGAATTGAAGAAACGACTAGGACAAGCGAAAGGTTTATGGGTTGAAGAATTACCTGAAGTATTATGGGCCTACCGATGCACACCGCACGACGCCACTGGAGAGACCCCTTTCAACCTCACGTATGGGACGGACGCTATGCTACCGGTCGAAGTAGGAGAACCCTCATTGAGGCGGAATATGCAAGATATGACAGTTAATGATCAACAGCTGAGGATAAACCTAGACACCTTGCCCGAACGACGAGAAGCAGCCTTAATAAAAAATGCAGCTCAAAAAAGGCTCATCACTCGGCGTGACAACTCCAAAGTTAAGCCACGCAGCTTTACCGAGGAAGACCTAGTTTGGCGTAAAAGAGGAGACGCCCGGAAAGATAAGACGCACGGAAAACTCGCCGACAAATGGGAAGGTCCATTTCGCATCTCGAACGACTTGAAGAACGGAGCATATCGCCTGGAACGTCTGGACGGAACGAACGTTCCCAACACATGGAACGCAActcatcttaaattttattatagttga
- the LOC106758383 gene encoding uncharacterized protein LOC106758383, which yields MPGIHPDIISHKLSIFRDARPVAQKKRRLGSEKRQAVDEEVQKLLDAGFIREVKYTTWLANVVLVKKSNDTDALSRQRKNRFHYRTRLPFGLKNAGATYQRLMDKVFENQIGRCMEVYVDDMVRRSHSLEDHVKDLEEVLGQVRKYGMRLNPAKCTFGVNAGRFLWFMLTDRGIEANPDKCKAILEMRNPNSLKEIQRLVGRLTSLSRFIPKLAEKIKPILKLMRKNTPEGWNDECEEAFKGVKEILNVQPVMGRPDPGHALHIFLAVTDTAINAALIQEEPQFKLVYFVSRSLKETEVRYQKLEKVALSLLYVARRLRPYFQGYQVIVRTDYPIAKILRKPDLAGRMIGWSVELSEFGLQYEPRGLVKGQHLAEFVVELPYTILTHAWKLYVDGSTCKAGGGARIVLVGPNDMIVEQSIIFKFKASNNQAEYEALIAGMELARDVGADNLACYTDSQVVEGHMNGSYQVKDDYLLRYFHKAKQLQTRFGEFTITHVPREQNTRADRLSKLANGKEKGVLNSVIRQVLSKPIVGCYAISSPTSSNKQICWKDEIIRLIRRQDEGHNLQVEETKKISRYCLIGEDLYRRGYVTPMMKCLSMEEASYVLRELHHGICGRHTGGRALKARVLRAGFFWPTLEHDCLSFLQKCISCQKHDNVFHAPASELHNIFSPWPFAQWGMDIVGSFPLGQSQKKFLLVAVDYFTKWVEAEPLAIISTAQVKRFIWRLICRFGLPKTIITDNGRQFIDKRLQSFYKELGITSITSSVEHPQTNGQAEAANKIIVNELKKRLGEAKGGWVDEIDHVLWGYRCSPHGSTGESPFNLTYGTDAVLPVEVGEPTVRRQLSDMTINNEQLRSNLDVIDERRHVPAIKNEAYKRLVARRGSSLA from the coding sequence ATACCGATGCACTCTCCCGACAGAGAAAAAACCGCTTTCATTACCGAACGAGGTTGCCGTTCGGTCTGAAGAATGCTGGAGCTACCTATCAGAGGCTTATGGATAAAGTGTTTGAGAATCAGATAGGACGCTGTATGGAGGTATACGTCGATGATATGGTTAGACGTAGCCATTCTTTGGAAGACCACGTCAAAGATCTAGAGGAGGTACTGGGACAAGTTAGAAAATACGGGATGAGGTTAAATCCCGCAAAATGCACGTTCGGGGTTAACGCGGGAAGATTTTTGTGGTTCATGCTGACTGATAGAGGAATAGAAGCGAATCCCGATAAATGCAAGGCCATTCTGGAAATGCGAAACCCGAACAGTTTAAAAGAAATACAGCGTCTAGTCGGTCGGTTGACATCCTTATCACGATTCATCCCAAAACTAGCCGAGAAGATTAAACCCATTTTGAAACTCATGAGAAAAAACACCCCCGAAGGATGGAATGATGAGTGTGAAGAAGCATTCAAGGGAGTTAAGGAAATCCTAAATGTCCAACCTGTCATGGGAAGACCTGATCCCGGTCATGCGTTGCATATCTTCCTAGCAGTAACTGATACTGCCATTAATGCAGCTCTGATCCAAGAAGAGCCTCAGTTCAAGTTAGTCTACTTTGTTAGTCGAAGCCTGAAAGAAACGGAAGTTCGGTATCAAAAGTTGGAGAAGGTAGCCTTATCTCTTTTATATGTCGCCCGTCGTCTTCGGCCTTATTTCCAAGGATATCAAGTGATAGTCCGAACAGACTACCCAATAGCTAAAATCTTACGCAAACCAGATTTAGCAGGAAGGATGATAGGGTGGTCCGTTGAGCTGTCCGAGTTTGGGTTACAGTATGAACCCAGAGGTTTGGTAAAGGGACAACACTTAGCCGAATTTGTAGTGGAGCTACCATATACAATACTTACGCATGCCTGGAAACTTTATGTAGACGGATCAACATGCAAAGCTGGAGGAGGAGCGAGAATTGTGTTAGTAGGACCGAACGATATGATTGTTGAACAATCTATCATCTTTAAATTCAAGGCAAGCAACAATCAGGCTGAATATGAGGCATTGATTGCGGGAATGGAACTCGCCCGGGATGTCGGCGCAGACAATTTGGCATGCTATACCGATTCACAGGTAGTAGAGGGGCACATGAACGGTAGTTACCAGGTAAAAGACGATTATTTACTGCGGTATTTTCATAAAGCGAAGCAGTTACAAACACGTTTTGGTGAATTTACAATCACCCATGTACCACGAGAGCAAAACACTCGTGCCGATCGGTTATCAAAGTTGGctaatggaaaagaaaaaggggtcTTAAATTCAGTCATCCGACAGGTATTATCCAAACCGATCGTAGGCTGCTATGCCATTTCTTCCCCCACTAGTTCGAACAAACAGATTTGTTGGAAAGATGAAATTATCCGACTTATACGACGACAGGACGAAGGGCATAATCTACAGGttgaagaaacaaagaaaatatccAGATATTGTCTGATCGGGGAAGATTTATATCGTAGAGGGTATGTCACACCGATGATGAAATGTTTATCCATGGAAGAAGCAAGTTACGTCTTGCGTGAACTACATCATGGCATATGTGGCAGACATACAGGGGGACGAGCACTGAAAGCACGTGTTCTGAGGGCTGGATTCTTTTGGCCTACATTAGAACATGATTGTTTATCCTTCTTACAAAAATGCATATCATGCCAGAAGCACGACAACGTTTTTCACGCCCCGGCGTCAGAATTACACAACATATTCTCCCCTTGGCCGTTCGCCCAGTGGGGTATGGATATAGTGGGATCATTCCCGCTCGGTCAATCTCAAAAGAAGTTTCTCCTGGTTGCTGTAGATTATTTCACCAAATGGGTCGAGGCTGAACCACTGGCCATAATCTCCACCGCACAAGTTAAACGATTCATATGGCGTCTCATATGCAGATTCGGCCTACCGAAGACGATAATAACAGACAATGGAAGACAATTCATAGATAAACGGTTACAAAGCTTTTATAAGGAGTTAGGCATCACAAGTATCACAAGTTCGGTGGAACATCCCCAAACGAACGGTCAAGCTGAAGCAGCGAACAAAATCATAGTCAATGAACTTAAGAAGCGCTTGGGAGAAGCTAAAGGAGGTTGGGTAGACGAAATCGATCATGTTTTGTGGGGTTATCGCTGTTCCCCACATGGTTCAACGGGAGAGTCACCGTTCAATCTGACCTATGGAACAGACGCCGTGCTACCTGTGGAGGTTGGGGAACCGACCGTAAGAAGACAACTGTCAGATATGACGATCAATAATGAACAGCTCAGAAGTAATTTGGATGTGATAGACGAACGGCGTCATGTACCAGCTATAAAAAATGAAGCATACAAGAGGTTGGTAGCACGAAGGGGATCTAGTTTGGCGTAA